In the genome of Dermacentor silvarum isolate Dsil-2018 chromosome 1, BIME_Dsil_1.4, whole genome shotgun sequence, one region contains:
- the LOC119455986 gene encoding uncharacterized protein LOC119455986, translating to MERSFGGCFSPCHVCLQRARPYCPADGHHFDAPVVSCKASAERPAVCPAADAGSPGVGAGPTTDGGKRVATTAPSSGHHHETHHAPKPSAPPQPINTQQTTTAALTSQSTPAEVLRRQPSEASELYHLAAAAAPGKIIVDGLAACSVVDRGCEPFFFSTAGLGLCVSF from the coding sequence ATGGAGCGCAGCTTTGGTGGCTGTTTTTCGCCCTGTCACGTGTGCCTGCAACGAGCCCGACCATACTGCCCCGCGGACGGACACCACTTTGACGCGCCAGTCGTGTCCTGCAAGGCCTCCGCAGAGAGGCCTGCCGTTTGCCCTGCCGCCGACGCCGGATCCCCGGGTGTCGGCGCCGGCCCCACCAcagacggtgggaagcgcgtGGCGACTACGGCTCCCTCATCGGGCCACCACCATGAGACGCATCACGCTCCAAAACCATCGGCTCCACCACAACCCATAAACACGCAGCAGACCACCACTGCTGCTTTGACTTCGCAGTCTACGCCAGCCGAGGTGCTGCGGCGGCAACCCAGTGAAGCTTCGGAGCTGTACCAtctcgccgctgcagctgcaccCGGCAAGATTATAGTAGATGGGCTCGCAGCCTGCTCCGTGGTAGACCGCGGATgcgagccattttttttttccaccgcaGG